One region of Mucilaginibacter gotjawali genomic DNA includes:
- a CDS encoding DUF3472 domain-containing protein, which yields MKQLPCRAKYVSNNDQDTSVNVPIGGNAWRLDKDTIGGNISNAGIVNWTNKNAVFVTYVRFAKAGRFKLFLNLKVADGMTALTISALNKTRNIRVEGSSLTAHYAGEWIVNDTGYVAIKIAGRSKTGSIYADISSLALTGPNIKENTSFVRDNEGDFFYWGRRGPSVHLGYVIPDNKNAEWFYNEVTVPKNNDVLGSYFMACGFGEGYFGMQVNSPAERHILFSVWSPFNTDDPKKIPDDQKIVMVKKGANVHTGEFGSEGSGGQSYMLYNWKAGNTYKFLVKAKPDGNDHTVYTAWFFAPEANEWHLIASFSRPQTNTYLKHLHSFLENFDPEQGTITRKVYFNNEWIADENGKWTELNKARFTADNTGAKGYRMDYSGGVDGGAFYLQNCGFFNNYTTRNIIFDRLLSRKMPDVALDKLP from the coding sequence ATGAAACAACTGCCGTGCAGGGCGAAATATGTATCAAATAATGATCAGGATACTTCGGTTAATGTGCCTATAGGGGGCAATGCCTGGCGCTTGGATAAAGATACTATTGGGGGCAATATCAGCAATGCTGGCATAGTTAACTGGACTAACAAAAATGCCGTTTTTGTTACCTATGTAAGGTTTGCTAAAGCAGGGCGTTTTAAATTGTTCCTCAACCTTAAAGTCGCCGATGGAATGACGGCTTTAACGATATCAGCTTTAAACAAAACCCGGAACATCAGGGTAGAGGGTAGCTCCCTTACCGCTCATTATGCAGGAGAATGGATTGTAAATGATACAGGGTATGTGGCTATTAAAATAGCCGGGCGCAGTAAAACCGGCAGCATTTACGCTGACATAAGCAGCCTGGCGCTGACAGGGCCAAACATCAAAGAAAACACATCCTTTGTACGGGATAATGAAGGTGATTTTTTTTACTGGGGAAGGAGGGGTCCCTCCGTTCACCTTGGTTATGTAATTCCGGATAATAAGAATGCGGAATGGTTTTATAATGAAGTAACGGTACCGAAAAACAATGACGTTTTAGGATCTTATTTTATGGCCTGCGGCTTTGGTGAAGGGTATTTTGGGATGCAGGTAAATTCGCCGGCCGAAAGACATATTCTCTTTTCGGTATGGAGCCCTTTTAATACGGACGACCCTAAAAAAATACCGGATGATCAAAAAATTGTGATGGTAAAAAAGGGAGCCAATGTGCACACCGGTGAGTTTGGCAGTGAAGGTTCAGGTGGGCAAAGCTATATGCTATACAACTGGAAAGCGGGTAATACCTATAAGTTTTTAGTGAAGGCGAAACCCGACGGTAACGATCATACGGTTTATACCGCCTGGTTTTTTGCCCCTGAAGCGAATGAATGGCATTTGATCGCCAGCTTCAGCCGGCCGCAAACCAATACTTACTTAAAGCACCTGCATTCCTTTTTAGAAAATTTTGACCCTGAACAGGGAACTATCACCCGTAAAGTTTATTTTAACAATGAGTGGATAGCCGATGAAAACGGTAAATGGACGGAACTGAATAAGGCCCGGTTTACCGCTGATAATACGGGCGCCAAGGGGTACCGTATGGATTACTCTGGCGGGGTGGATGGGGGTGCTTTTTATCTTCAAAATTGTGGCTTCTTTAATAATTACACCACCAGGAATATTATTTTTGACAGGCTTTTATCCCGTAAAATGCCTGATGTAGCGCTGGATAAGCTACCCTGA
- a CDS encoding Smr/MutS family protein, with amino-acid sequence MKYKLGDFVRFVDEKMEGFVTRIIDEQMIGVTGEDDFEIPVLASKVTTVHGYVPPGSVKETKVDEPEFTGEFSAKGVYLGFVNDPKANSVVHFQLVNDTSFQLLAALTSSGQNKFKGEFAGIIAPKTAAKIYSAQMADLQLWPKFTLNITFFTTQNVEPPAPLAIHEKFKAKDFAGSKKQLPVLKQQGWLIQLDEPEIIIDAQKLKESFFKSSDENTVLDKPGKEVDLHIEKLRNDYQFINSTEILKIQLDHFHKSLDAAIVHQLHEIIFIHGAGNGTLRNEIHRILGKHPKVQTFMDAQKEKFGYGATRVILK; translated from the coding sequence ATGAAGTATAAGTTAGGTGATTTTGTGCGTTTTGTTGATGAGAAGATGGAGGGCTTTGTTACCCGGATCATTGACGAACAGATGATTGGTGTTACCGGGGAGGATGATTTCGAAATTCCTGTACTGGCGAGTAAAGTAACCACGGTACATGGCTATGTTCCGCCAGGGTCGGTTAAAGAGACAAAAGTTGATGAGCCGGAATTTACCGGCGAATTTAGCGCCAAAGGAGTGTATTTAGGCTTTGTGAATGATCCAAAAGCAAATTCAGTGGTGCATTTTCAATTGGTGAATGATACCTCTTTTCAATTGCTGGCTGCCTTAACTTCCTCGGGACAAAATAAATTTAAAGGCGAGTTTGCCGGTATCATCGCTCCAAAAACTGCGGCAAAAATTTATTCGGCACAAATGGCTGATCTGCAGCTATGGCCGAAGTTTACGTTAAACATCACTTTTTTTACTACCCAAAACGTGGAACCGCCTGCCCCGCTTGCAATTCACGAAAAATTTAAGGCTAAAGACTTCGCCGGCTCAAAAAAACAGCTACCTGTGCTAAAACAGCAGGGGTGGTTAATCCAACTGGATGAACCCGAAATAATTATTGATGCACAAAAGCTGAAAGAAAGCTTTTTCAAATCGTCGGACGAAAATACTGTATTAGACAAGCCGGGCAAGGAAGTTGACCTCCATATAGAAAAGCTGCGGAATGATTACCAGTTTATCAACAGTACAGAAATATTGAAAATCCAACTCGATCATTTTCATAAATCCCTCGACGCGGCTATTGTGCATCAATTGCACGAAATTATTTTTATCCACGGCGCCGGCAACGGAACGTTAAGGAACGAAATACACCGGATATTAGGTAAGCATCCAAAAGTTCAGACCTTTATGGATGCGCAAAAAGAAAAGTTCGGGTATGGGGCTACCAGGGTCATTTTAAAGTAG
- a CDS encoding M1 family metallopeptidase, whose protein sequence is MRKSIILSAFMCLVLWQVQAQELYMPRDIKRAYEKGTHAMDGKPGKNYWENHGHYHISITAMPPDRTVKGHEVITYFNNSPDTLKRLNMKLILNIHRPGVARFSPAGDDYLTPGVQIDNFLINGTKKDWNNKTMASTNQMVGLLKPLMPHDSVNLDITWHFEVSKQSGREGMIDSTTYYLAYFYPRVSVYDDYNGWDTLPFLDAQEFYNDFNDYTLNVTVPKNYLVWATGTLQNPSQVLQPEYEKRLQESFTSDSTIHVATKEDLAKKNITAQNEQNTWTWKATNVSDMAVGISDHYDWDAASTVVDDATGRRASMQSAFNDRSADFHHAVQAGRNSLSWLSHNWPGVPYPFPKMTSFEGFADMEYPMMVNDSHTDDIRFAQFVQDHEIAHTFFPFYMGINESRYAFMDEGWATTFERLIGASEVGQDKADNLYKQFRINRWIHDPATAEDLPIITPSSELRGGYGNNSYGKPSLSYFALKDMLGDELFKKALHTYMDNWNGKHPIPWDYFNSMNSGSGQDLNWFFNNWFFSNDYIDLDLQNVTKTQAGYNFAIKNIGGFAVPFDIKVTYTDGTTAIFHQTPVVWKKDQKQLNLLVKTKKDIKSAILDGGIFMDADESNNKWTAK, encoded by the coding sequence ATGCGAAAATCAATCATTCTATCCGCTTTTATGTGCCTTGTATTATGGCAGGTGCAGGCCCAGGAACTTTATATGCCACGCGATATAAAACGTGCTTATGAAAAGGGGACCCATGCTATGGATGGTAAGCCCGGTAAAAACTACTGGGAAAATCATGGGCACTATCATATTTCCATCACAGCCATGCCGCCCGACAGGACGGTGAAAGGGCATGAAGTGATCACTTATTTTAATAATAGCCCGGATACTTTAAAAAGGCTGAACATGAAGCTGATATTAAATATTCACAGGCCCGGTGTTGCACGCTTCAGCCCTGCCGGGGATGATTATTTAACGCCCGGCGTGCAAATTGATAATTTCCTGATCAACGGCACAAAAAAGGATTGGAACAATAAAACTATGGCGTCAACTAACCAAATGGTGGGCTTATTAAAACCACTGATGCCGCATGATTCCGTCAATCTTGATATTACATGGCATTTTGAAGTGTCAAAACAAAGCGGGCGCGAGGGTATGATAGATTCTACTACCTATTACCTGGCCTATTTTTACCCCAGGGTGTCGGTTTATGATGATTATAATGGATGGGACACCCTGCCATTTTTAGATGCACAGGAATTTTATAACGATTTTAACGACTATACCTTAAACGTAACCGTACCTAAAAATTATCTGGTTTGGGCAACCGGTACGCTGCAAAATCCTTCACAGGTATTGCAGCCCGAATATGAAAAAAGATTGCAGGAATCTTTTACCAGCGACTCCACAATTCACGTTGCCACAAAAGAAGACCTTGCAAAAAAGAATATAACCGCGCAAAATGAACAAAATACCTGGACGTGGAAAGCAACCAACGTTAGCGATATGGCTGTAGGCATAAGTGATCATTATGATTGGGATGCAGCAAGTACCGTTGTTGATGATGCCACAGGAAGGCGCGCAAGCATGCAATCGGCGTTTAATGACAGGTCTGCAGATTTTCATCACGCGGTGCAAGCCGGGCGCAACTCGTTGAGTTGGCTTTCGCACAACTGGCCGGGGGTTCCCTATCCTTTTCCTAAAATGACGTCGTTTGAAGGATTTGCGGATATGGAGTACCCGATGATGGTGAACGATAGTCATACCGATGATATACGGTTTGCGCAGTTCGTTCAGGATCATGAGATAGCTCACACCTTCTTCCCTTTTTATATGGGTATTAACGAAAGCCGTTATGCTTTTATGGATGAAGGCTGGGCAACTACCTTTGAAAGGCTGATCGGCGCTTCGGAGGTCGGCCAGGATAAGGCAGATAACCTGTATAAGCAATTTCGGATCAACCGCTGGATCCATGACCCGGCGACCGCTGAGGACCTGCCCATTATTACGCCATCAAGTGAGTTAAGGGGCGGTTATGGCAATAACTCTTACGGGAAACCGTCATTAAGCTATTTTGCCCTAAAAGATATGCTGGGCGACGAGCTTTTCAAAAAAGCGCTGCATACTTATATGGACAATTGGAACGGCAAACATCCAATACCCTGGGATTATTTTAACTCGATGAACAGCGGGTCGGGCCAGGATTTGAACTGGTTTTTTAATAACTGGTTTTTTAGCAATGATTACATCGACCTTGATTTGCAAAATGTTACAAAAACCCAGGCAGGCTATAACTTTGCTATAAAGAATATAGGTGGCTTTGCGGTTCCGTTTGACATTAAAGTAACTTATACTGATGGCACTACCGCCATTTTCCACCAAACGCCTGTGGTTTGGAAAAAGGATCAAAAGCAATTAAATCTGCTTGTTAAAACAAAGAAAGATATTAAATCGGCCATATTGGATGGTGGTATATTTATGGATGCTGACGAAAGCAATAATAAATGGACAGCTAAATAG
- a CDS encoding sensor histidine kinase: protein MKQSFWSKIIGTPVDFSLEARIFNAITFVSTVTLILTLALNYILGIEQLAVLMLFVFFIAGVCYYYSRVKLKLNASVIVYMTVINILLIVNFKYNSGINGPTLLIFMLSFFLTISIVPRKQYWFWITLNVVIVGMLLLIEYLQPQLISYTYADKQSRFIDFSYTYVSIVLFMFFVTTTVRKSYFAEKKLVEEKAAELAAANDTKDKLFSILAHDLRSPLSSIQNYLEILSEFKLEESEKESIKKDLLKSTIYTQQMLSNLLSWSKTQMHGVKVNGVKVNVKDVLKSTFQIHQTIAAEKGIHLANQLKPDVYIIADTDMLQLVVRNLISNAIKFTSPGGEIIILSDVVDDECRIMVKDNGIGIPFEEQANIFSLKVNSVYGTKNEKGIGLGLVLCKEFTELQNGKIGFESDPGVGSVFYISFKLYRDNNGNDIQGDGRLIKKEVGS from the coding sequence ATGAAGCAGTCATTTTGGTCGAAAATTATTGGGACACCTGTTGATTTCTCATTGGAGGCAAGGATATTTAATGCGATAACTTTCGTTTCAACCGTCACTCTTATTCTTACCCTTGCATTGAATTATATCCTGGGGATAGAACAATTAGCGGTGTTAATGCTGTTTGTTTTTTTTATTGCCGGAGTTTGTTACTACTACTCGAGGGTTAAGTTGAAGCTGAACGCCAGTGTTATCGTTTACATGACGGTGATCAATATACTGTTGATCGTTAACTTTAAATATAATTCAGGCATCAACGGACCCACGCTGTTAATTTTCATGCTTTCTTTTTTTCTGACGATCTCCATTGTTCCCCGCAAACAGTATTGGTTTTGGATAACCTTGAATGTAGTTATAGTTGGCATGCTTTTATTGATTGAATATTTGCAGCCACAATTAATAAGTTATACTTATGCCGATAAACAAAGCCGGTTTATTGATTTTTCATATACTTATGTATCTATCGTGCTTTTTATGTTTTTTGTAACCACAACCGTGAGGAAAAGCTATTTCGCGGAAAAGAAGCTGGTGGAAGAAAAAGCTGCTGAGCTTGCAGCAGCCAACGATACCAAAGATAAATTATTCTCAATTCTTGCACATGATCTTCGCTCGCCATTATCGTCGATCCAAAATTACCTCGAGATACTTTCGGAGTTTAAACTTGAAGAAAGTGAAAAAGAATCAATAAAAAAAGATCTGCTGAAGTCAACAATATATACCCAACAAATGCTGTCGAATTTGCTTTCGTGGAGCAAAACGCAAATGCACGGCGTAAAAGTAAACGGCGTAAAGGTGAACGTTAAAGATGTTTTGAAATCTACTTTCCAGATCCATCAAACAATAGCAGCTGAAAAAGGGATTCACCTTGCCAATCAATTAAAACCAGATGTATACATTATTGCCGATACAGATATGCTTCAATTGGTTGTCAGGAATTTGATAAGTAATGCCATTAAGTTTACGTCCCCGGGTGGTGAGATTATTATATTAAGCGATGTTGTTGATGACGAATGCCGTATCATGGTAAAGGATAATGGAATAGGCATCCCGTTTGAGGAACAGGCCAATATATTTTCGCTCAAGGTAAACTCGGTTTACGGAACTAAAAACGAAAAAGGAATTGGATTGGGCCTGGTACTATGTAAAGAATTTACTGAACTGCAAAACGGTAAAATAGGGTTTGAAAGCGACCCGGGCGTAGGGTCAGTATTTTATATAAGTTTTAAACTTTACCGCGATAATAATGGGAATGATATTCAGGGTGATGGCCGATTAATTAAGAAAGAAGTTGGGTCATGA
- a CDS encoding cold-shock protein, whose translation MQKEGTVKFFNETKGFGFITPSNGGQDVFVHSSGLIDEIRENDKVEFEVENGRKGLNAVNVKVI comes from the coding sequence ATGCAAAAAGAAGGAACAGTTAAATTTTTTAATGAAACAAAAGGTTTTGGTTTTATTACACCAAGCAATGGTGGCCAGGACGTATTTGTTCATTCATCAGGTCTTATCGATGAAATCCGTGAAAACGACAAAGTTGAATTTGAAGTTGAAAACGGCAGAAAAGGCTTAAACGCGGTAAATGTAAAAGTAATTTAA
- a CDS encoding pyruvate kinase, whose protein sequence is MKTDSLQKVRTHLRELEKNMLLESEKRVLKLKDIDPQQQHSLRNLIHYLTLRSEDIRELQDALHIHGLSSLASSESHIHRQLQSILQWLKQDYPPDELDECNYEFGTRQIEERSKILFGEKNENSTPFIMVTFDISFTEDYALIKALLQNGMNVARINCAHDDEATWSAMIHQLEKACHETGLNCKIYMDIAGPKIRTLLINKGHKKGKVKIKENELIWLADHPKHFAKDDIVINPNIPGIVSMIKKGERVFIDDGMIEGVVEAIEKRGAAVRIVRISSGKSQIKSHKGINFPDSEISVSPITDFDKACLPFICKYADLVGYSFIRNATDLENLQSALNELAAKPPYIIMKIETPESVKNLPALLIEGMRQKAFGVMIARGDLAVEIGFERTGEIQDEILWICEAAHVPVVWATQVLETLNKTGIATRSEITDAAHAVMAECVMINKGEHTIKVIETLRNVLHRIGGHHIKKRFTFRPLGIAQKFINEK, encoded by the coding sequence ATGAAAACTGACTCGCTGCAAAAGGTACGGACACATTTAAGGGAGCTTGAAAAAAACATGCTGCTTGAAAGTGAAAAACGGGTATTGAAGTTAAAAGATATTGATCCGCAACAGCAACATTCTTTGCGAAACCTGATCCATTATTTAACCCTGAGAAGCGAAGATATCCGCGAATTGCAGGATGCGCTTCATATACACGGCCTTTCCTCCCTCGCCAGTTCCGAGAGCCATATCCACAGGCAATTACAATCCATATTGCAATGGCTGAAACAAGACTACCCGCCTGATGAACTGGACGAATGCAATTATGAATTTGGGACCCGTCAAATCGAAGAAAGAAGCAAGATCCTTTTTGGCGAAAAAAACGAAAATAGCACGCCATTCATTATGGTCACTTTTGATATTTCGTTTACCGAAGATTATGCCCTTATAAAAGCACTCCTGCAAAATGGGATGAATGTAGCCAGGATAAATTGTGCCCATGACGATGAAGCTACCTGGTCTGCCATGATTCATCAGCTTGAAAAGGCATGCCACGAAACCGGTTTGAATTGTAAGATATACATGGATATAGCCGGACCGAAGATCAGGACGCTGCTAATTAATAAGGGACATAAAAAGGGGAAGGTGAAAATCAAAGAAAACGAGTTGATCTGGCTTGCAGACCACCCCAAACACTTTGCTAAGGATGACATTGTAATCAACCCCAATATACCCGGAATCGTTTCGATGATAAAAAAGGGTGAACGGGTGTTTATTGATGACGGTATGATTGAAGGGGTAGTTGAGGCTATTGAAAAAAGAGGCGCTGCAGTTAGGATAGTGCGTATTTCTTCAGGTAAGTCGCAAATAAAGTCACACAAAGGCATTAATTTTCCTGACTCCGAAATTTCTGTTTCCCCGATCACCGATTTTGATAAAGCATGCCTGCCATTTATTTGCAAGTACGCTGATCTTGTGGGCTATTCATTTATCAGGAACGCAACTGACCTTGAAAATTTACAGTCTGCCTTAAATGAATTAGCTGCAAAGCCGCCGTACATCATCATGAAAATAGAAACGCCTGAATCTGTTAAAAATTTGCCTGCCTTGCTGATAGAAGGGATGCGGCAAAAAGCCTTTGGTGTAATGATAGCACGCGGCGACCTTGCCGTTGAAATAGGTTTTGAAAGAACCGGGGAGATCCAGGATGAAATATTATGGATCTGTGAGGCAGCACACGTCCCGGTAGTATGGGCAACCCAGGTGCTGGAAACGCTTAACAAAACAGGCATAGCCACCCGGTCAGAGATCACCGACGCGGCCCACGCCGTAATGGCAGAATGCGTGATGATCAATAAAGGAGAACATACTATAAAAGTAATAGAAACTTTGCGGAACGTATTGCACCGTATCGGCGGGCACCACATTAAAAAGCGTTTTACCTTTCGCCCTTTAGGTATCGCGCAAAAATTCATCAATGAAAAGTGA
- a CDS encoding polysaccharide deacetylase family protein, with protein MKKLIIIFLTFTGLAQAQPQIKWPDHKKAVIILTYDDGLYSQLNIAIPQLDSAHLKGTFFLSGDLNYETIPRWRKASRKGHELGNHSIYHPCMSANDNPVASDHYTPAMILEEIGVMNNFLFAVDGKSSHTYAYPCTETTVGGKNYVDSLRRSGLIKYARVGGDKDAIITDFKNLDPLLVPSYGLEDNTTADQLITYVKTVQKKGGMGILMFHGIGGDYITTPALSHKKLINYLAKNKKDIWVATFQQVMEYISKAVNEK; from the coding sequence ATGAAAAAACTAATCATCATTTTTTTAACGTTTACCGGTTTGGCGCAGGCCCAGCCGCAAATTAAATGGCCGGACCATAAAAAGGCAGTGATCATATTAACCTACGATGACGGGCTTTATTCGCAGTTAAACATTGCTATCCCGCAGCTTGATTCAGCGCACCTTAAAGGCACTTTCTTTTTGTCTGGCGATCTGAATTATGAAACAATACCCCGATGGCGTAAAGCCAGCAGAAAGGGCCACGAACTGGGAAACCATTCCATCTACCATCCATGTATGAGCGCAAACGACAACCCTGTTGCCTCAGACCATTATACCCCGGCTATGATTTTGGAAGAGATCGGGGTTATGAATAATTTTTTATTTGCGGTTGACGGTAAATCATCGCATACCTATGCTTATCCGTGTACCGAAACAACTGTTGGCGGTAAAAACTATGTTGATTCGCTCAGGAGATCCGGCTTAATCAAATACGCCCGGGTTGGAGGCGACAAAGACGCCATTATAACCGATTTTAAAAATCTGGATCCTCTGCTGGTACCGTCGTATGGGTTGGAGGACAACACAACGGCCGACCAATTGATCACCTACGTTAAAACCGTCCAAAAAAAAGGAGGCATGGGCATTTTGATGTTTCACGGCATTGGCGGTGATTATATTACCACGCCTGCGCTTTCGCATAAAAAACTGATTAATTACCTGGCAAAAAACAAAAAAGATATTTGGGTGGCTACTTTTCAGCAAGTAATGGAATATATTTCAAAAGCTGTAAATGAAAAATGA
- a CDS encoding YtxH domain-containing protein, with product MKDQTRVIAALLIGAAAGAALGLLLAPEKGEDIRDGIADYINDLVGAAKDKAQAASKDIKQYSGSVYDKAKTKLNNAVNDLNEYRDLAMDTARTKADELKEQAQSKFNEGKTRVKNGSDEVNSAIQNS from the coding sequence ATGAAAGATCAAACCAGGGTTATAGCCGCGCTTTTAATTGGCGCAGCGGCGGGTGCTGCATTAGGATTATTGCTGGCCCCCGAAAAAGGCGAAGACATCCGCGATGGAATAGCCGATTATATTAATGATTTGGTTGGTGCAGCTAAAGACAAAGCACAGGCGGCCTCAAAGGACATTAAACAATACAGCGGTAGTGTTTATGATAAAGCTAAAACAAAATTAAACAATGCCGTGAATGATTTGAACGAATATAGAGATCTTGCAATGGACACCGCGCGCACTAAAGCCGACGAGTTGAAAGAACAAGCTCAAAGCAAATTTAATGAAGGTAAAACGAGGGTAAAAAATGGTTCGGACGAGGTAAATAGCGCCATCCAGAATTCGTAA
- a CDS encoding HAD family hydrolase — protein MKAFIFDLNGTMINDMPYHTKAWQNLLNFELGGNFTWEEVKPQMYGKNPEVLVRMFGPDRFTMEEMNRLSLEKEKKYQQEFLPHLELLPGLHDFLERAYQKGIPMAIGSAAIPFNIDFVLDNLKIRHYFTAIVSADDVELSKPHPETFLKAANLLDVAPEDCLVFEDVPKGAEAAANAGMKAVIITTTHLPREFKYLPNVLHFAEDFNNQFIKGLF, from the coding sequence ATGAAGGCCTTTATATTCGACCTTAACGGTACCATGATCAATGATATGCCTTATCACACCAAAGCTTGGCAAAACCTGCTGAATTTTGAATTGGGTGGCAATTTTACATGGGAAGAGGTAAAGCCGCAGATGTATGGTAAAAACCCCGAGGTGCTGGTGAGGATGTTCGGCCCGGATCGTTTTACGATGGAAGAAATGAACAGGCTTTCGCTTGAAAAGGAAAAAAAATACCAGCAGGAATTTTTACCGCATCTTGAACTTTTGCCTGGCCTGCATGATTTTTTGGAGAGGGCCTACCAAAAAGGCATCCCGATGGCCATAGGGTCTGCTGCCATCCCTTTTAATATTGATTTTGTGCTGGATAATTTAAAGATCCGTCATTATTTTACAGCGATAGTAAGCGCCGATGACGTGGAGCTAAGCAAACCCCATCCCGAAACGTTTTTAAAGGCAGCAAATTTGCTGGATGTTGCACCGGAGGATTGCCTTGTATTTGAGGATGTTCCGAAAGGAGCCGAAGCCGCGGCCAATGCTGGTATGAAAGCTGTCATTATTACGACAACACACCTGCCACGTGAGTTTAAATACCTGCCAAATGTGCTGCATTTTGCAGAGGATTTTAACAATCAATTCATCAAAGGCTTGTTTTGA